One Malus domestica chromosome 11, GDT2T_hap1 genomic region harbors:
- the LOC103448536 gene encoding uncharacterized protein isoform X1: MATNLLKIHTQTIKTPNPPPPTHPFPFPKHHQNSHISFPSTLHHKPKITPLSPLCSSLSSSPTPPTSKEAAIQQAKTCLSATLSKPLNNLRLTTKLKKPKQPRFRLEIPVADDSPESLSNLAIQLFQDLPIKRRSSKVNVLIIWSNAAFAESAVKAFGASPWSPVEHSDISSIANGNTDNLNSADVVVFLAPEGTQLAVIKRVTDLLFPRPVVIFNPRWAFEEEAELGELGWFVDSFEVIFSFMGLEVKGLLSSRSGVVFRCVRDGVVSGEKWAVFVEEGGELKMVSTFKSRPSIGEVESVLYNVMAINSPVTKSVKFFRDLVSNVTGKNVRGKRKEEYRVIGEGMCTEGRESC, encoded by the exons ATGGCTACCAACCTTCTCAAAATCCACACGCAAACCATCAAAACCCCAAACCCGCCACCACCAACCCACCCATTCCCATTTCCCAAACACCACCAAAACTCTCACATCTCCTTCCCCTCAACCCTCCACCACAAACCCAAAATTACCCCCCTATCCCCACTCTGCTCCTCCTTATCCTCCTCCCCCACCCCACCAACCTCCAAAGAAGCCGCCATCCAACAGGCCAAAACCTGCCTCTCCGCCACCCTCTCCAAGCCCCTCAACAACCTCCGCCTCACCACCAAGCTCAAGAAGCCCAAACAACCCCGATTCCGACTCGAAATCCCCGTCGCCGACGACTCCCCGGAATCCCTCTCCAACCTCGCCATCCAGCTCTTCCAAGACCTTCCCATCAAACGAAGATCCTCCAAGGTCAACGTCTTGATTATATGGTCAAACGCTGCCTTCGCAGAATCCGCAGTGAAAGCCTTCGGGGCTTCCCCATGGAGCCCGGTTGAGCATTCGGACATTTCCTCCATCGCCAATGGTAATACCGATAATTTGAATTCTGCTGACGTGGTGGTGTTTTTGGCGCCAGAGGGAACCCAACTGGCGGTTATAAAAAGGGTTACTGATTTGCTGTTCCCGAGGCCGGTGGTGATTTTCAACCCCAGGTGGGCGTTCGAGGAGGAGGCGGAGTTGGGCGAGCTCGGCTGGTTCGTGGATTCGTTTGAGGTGATTTTTTCGTTCATGGGTTTGGAGGTGAAGGGGCTTTTGAGCAGCAGGAGTGGAGTGGTTTTCAGGTGCGTGAGAGATGGGGTTGTGAGTGGTGAGAAATGGGCTGTTTTTGTTGAGGAAGGAGGGGAATTGAAGATGGTTTCGACGTTTAAATCGCGGCCTTCAATCGGTGAAGTTGAGAGCGTTTTGTATAATGTGATGGCCATTAATTCACCCGTGACGAAATCAGTGAAGTTTTTCAGGGATTTGGTGTCGAATGTGACCGGAAAGAA CGTAAGGGGAAAAAGGAAAGAGGAATACAGAGTGATAGGTGAAGGAATGTGCACTGAGGGAAGAGAGTCCTGCTGA
- the LOC103448536 gene encoding uncharacterized protein isoform X2 — MATNLLKIHTQTIKTPNPPPPTHPFPFPKHHQNSHISFPSTLHHKPKITPLSPLCSSLSSSPTPPTSKEAAIQQAKTCLSATLSKPLNNLRLTTKLKKPKQPRFRLEIPVADDSPESLSNLAIQLFQDLPIKRRSSKVNVLIIWSNAAFAESAVKAFGASPWSPVEHSDISSIANGNTDNLNSADVVVFLAPEGTQLAVIKRVTDLLFPRPVVIFNPRWAFEEEAELGELGWFVDSFEVIFSFMGLEVKGLLSSRSGVVFRCVRDGVVSGEKWAVFVEEGGELKMVSTFKSRPSIGEVESVLYNVMAINSPVTKSVKFFRDLVSNVTGKK, encoded by the coding sequence ATGGCTACCAACCTTCTCAAAATCCACACGCAAACCATCAAAACCCCAAACCCGCCACCACCAACCCACCCATTCCCATTTCCCAAACACCACCAAAACTCTCACATCTCCTTCCCCTCAACCCTCCACCACAAACCCAAAATTACCCCCCTATCCCCACTCTGCTCCTCCTTATCCTCCTCCCCCACCCCACCAACCTCCAAAGAAGCCGCCATCCAACAGGCCAAAACCTGCCTCTCCGCCACCCTCTCCAAGCCCCTCAACAACCTCCGCCTCACCACCAAGCTCAAGAAGCCCAAACAACCCCGATTCCGACTCGAAATCCCCGTCGCCGACGACTCCCCGGAATCCCTCTCCAACCTCGCCATCCAGCTCTTCCAAGACCTTCCCATCAAACGAAGATCCTCCAAGGTCAACGTCTTGATTATATGGTCAAACGCTGCCTTCGCAGAATCCGCAGTGAAAGCCTTCGGGGCTTCCCCATGGAGCCCGGTTGAGCATTCGGACATTTCCTCCATCGCCAATGGTAATACCGATAATTTGAATTCTGCTGACGTGGTGGTGTTTTTGGCGCCAGAGGGAACCCAACTGGCGGTTATAAAAAGGGTTACTGATTTGCTGTTCCCGAGGCCGGTGGTGATTTTCAACCCCAGGTGGGCGTTCGAGGAGGAGGCGGAGTTGGGCGAGCTCGGCTGGTTCGTGGATTCGTTTGAGGTGATTTTTTCGTTCATGGGTTTGGAGGTGAAGGGGCTTTTGAGCAGCAGGAGTGGAGTGGTTTTCAGGTGCGTGAGAGATGGGGTTGTGAGTGGTGAGAAATGGGCTGTTTTTGTTGAGGAAGGAGGGGAATTGAAGATGGTTTCGACGTTTAAATCGCGGCCTTCAATCGGTGAAGTTGAGAGCGTTTTGTATAATGTGATGGCCATTAATTCACCCGTGACGAAATCAGTGAAGTTTTTCAGGGATTTGGTGTCGAATGTGACCGGAAAGAAGTAA
- the LOC103413247 gene encoding transcription factor ILR3-like (The RefSeq protein has 2 substitutions compared to this genomic sequence), whose translation MASPENTNWLFDYGLIDDTPVLDGNFAWPVQPIAGSSSASVELDGSLGDAEGLKESGSKKRVRTESCSGTSSKACREKLRRDRLNDKFVELGSILEPGRPPKTDKAAILVDAVRMVNQLRGEAQKLKDTNSGLQEKIKELKAEKNELRDEKQRLKSEKEKLEQQLKSMNVQPGFLPPPPAIPAAFAAQSQARGNKMVPFIGYPGVAMWQFMPPAAVDTSQDHVLRPPVA comes from the exons ATGGCCTCCCCGGAAAACACCAATTGGCTCTTCGATTACGGGCTCATTGACGATACCCCTGTCCTGGATGGGAACTTCGCTTGGCCAGTTCAGCCCATCGCCGGTTCATCCAGTGCCAG TGTTGAACTTGATGGGTCATTGGGGGATGCAGAGGGACTTAAGGAATCTGGCTCGAAAAAGAG GGTCAGAACTGAATCATGCAGTGGAACAAGCTCCAAGGCATGCAGGGAGAAGTTGCGAAGGGATAGGCTAAATGACAA GTTTGTGGAATTGGGCTCTATTTTGGAGCCTGGAAGACCCCCCAAGAcggacaaggctgctattttgGTTGATGCTGTACGAATGGTGAATCAATTACGTGGTGAAGCCCAAAAGTTGAAGGACACAAATTCAGGCCTCCAGGAGAAGATCAAGGAATTGAAG GCAGAGAAGAATGAACTTCGCGATGAGAAGCAGAGGCTGAAATCGGAGAAAGAGAAGTTGGAACAGCAACTTAAATCCATGAATATTCAGCCCGGCTTTTTACCTCCCCCTCCTGCAATTCCTGCTGCATTTGCTGCTCAAGGCCAAGCTCGTGGAAACAAGATGGTGCCTTTCATTGGCTACCCTGGGGTCGCCATGTGGCAGTTCATGCCACCTGCCGCGGTGGATACTTCGCAGGATCATGTACTCCGCCCACCGGTTGCTTAA